The Granulicella sp. 5B5 nucleotide sequence CGAGTCCCGACGATGCCGGTCCGCAGGGAACCGGGCTGGGGCTGGACCTGCCGAAGAAGAAGGAAGAGGCGCCTCCGCCGCCCGCTCCTGCGGAGGACAAGACGGCGAACCCGGGGGGTACGCCCTACTCGCTGCGCGTGGATGTGCCGATTGTGAACCTGGATGTGAGCGTGCTGCTGGATAAGAACCACCAGTTCGTGCCGGGGCTGAAGGAGAACAACTTCCTGGTGGTGGAGGACGGTGTGGAGCAGCAGGTGACGAGCGTGCGCACGACCAAGGTGCCGATCACCGCGGTGATGCTGCTGGAGTTCGCCTCGACCTCATGGCCGTTTCTGCAGGACATGGAGAACGCGTCGGCGAGCTTCTTCCGCACGCTGCAGCCGGACGATTACATCGCCGTCGAGACGTACGACATGCGCACGCACATCCTGTGCGACTTTACGAACAACAAGGACGTGATCCGCGAGGCGCTGCAGTCGATGGTGATCCCGGGCTTCAGCGAGACGAACGAGTTCGACGCGCTGTACGAGACGCTGGACCGGCTGAGCCGCGTGGAGGGGCGCAAGTACATCATCCTGGTCTCCTCAGGCCGCGACACGATGAGCCGGCTGACGCTGGACAAGATGCTGGCGAAGATCAAGGCGACGCCCGATGTGACGATCTTTACGATCAGCACGGGCGGCTTTGTGCGTGAGCTGCGCGGCGACAACGGTCTCCGTGGGATCAGCTACCTGCAGGCCGACAATGAGATGCAGACCTTCGCGAACATGACGGGCGGGATGCACTTCAAGCCGGTCTTCCAGGGCGAGCTGCCGGACATCTTCGGGCAGATTAATGAGAGCATCCGCAACCAATATGTGCTGACCTACAGGCCGACGAACAAGGCGAATGATGGCAGCTATCGCAAGGTGAAGGTGTACCTGGTGGACAATGAAGGCAAGCCGCTGAGGATGCAGGATGAGAAGGGCAAGCCGGTGAAGTACTCGATTGTGGCGCGCGATGGGTATCGCGCGAAGCTGCCGGTGGAGTAGCGGGCAGAGGAGTAGGGAATAGAGAGTAGAGAGTAGAGAAAACAAAGGCCACGGTTGATGACCGTGGCCTTGTTCTGATATCCGGTTACTGTTCTTTGATTTTCCCTTGCATTGAGCTGAGTGCGAGCACGACAAGGCCGCAGAGCAGCACTGCGCCTTCAACCTTGGTGGAGACGTTGTGCAGGCGGTCGAAGTCGGCGTGGGCAGGGGCGTCCTTGGGGGTGGCGTCGACTTCGGCGCCGCTGTACTGGCTGGCGAGCTGCTGGCGGTCGCGCTCCATGGCAGGGATGACGCCGAGCTGTGAGTAGGCTGTGAGGCCCAGCATGATGACGACGAGGATGAGCTCGACGGCGCGGACCTTGGCGCGGTCTCCGAGTGCTAACAGCATCACGGTGAGCAGCAGGTAGAGGAAGCCTGCGTAGGTGCCGAGCGTGTGCAGCGCCAGCAACGTGCCGCGGACGACGATGCCCGCCTCATGCGTGCTGGGCAGGTTGCCGAAGGCCACCGCAGCCACCACGACGAAGAAGACTAGTGCCCCGACCCACAGCGCAATGCAGTACAGCCGAAGGATGCGGGCGATGGTGGCTAGGGTCTTCTTCATCTTCATGGGAGTGGCTCCTTATGAGCAGGTACAGCAGGTCACGCGCTCTTCTTCAATGCGCGGGCGAGGATGAGTTCGAGCGCCGACTTGGCCTGTGCGTAGTCGGCGTCGGAGATCTTGCCCTGCAGCTTGTCGGTTTCGAGGGAGAACATCTCCTCCTTGAGCACGGTGAGCAGCTGCGAGGCGTGGGCCTGTGGGGAACTGACGGGAGCTGGCGTTGCGGGAGTCCCGAGTGCAACGGCTCCGTCCGTAGCGGTAGGCTTCTTGAGCAGGAAGCCTGCGGCGATGGCCAGCAGCACGGCGAGACCGGAGAGAATCCACCACTTGTACTTACCCCACGGATCGCGGTTGTTGTTGGGGTCGAGTGGGTTGTCGAGGCCCTTGCCCGGCGCGGTCTCGTCGGTGGCGGGGGTGTCTGCGCCCTGTGCCTGCTGGCCGCTGGCGCTGCCCTGCGCGGTGTCCTGCGAGTCGCGCGGGAGCTCACCCCTGCCGGAGAGTGTGAAGCCCAGCGCGGAGCCGGGGGCGACGCTGCGGGCGACGAAGGTCTGCGCGTTCACATCGTCGTTCACCGGGCTGTAGGGCGAGCCGGAGGCAGGGGTGAAGGTCATCGCCTTGGGCATCATCACGGCGACGGTGTCAGTGGCGTTGGTCACGCGCGGGTCGATCTTGAACGAGCCGCTGTAGGGGACGTGGTAGCTGACCTGGAAGCGGGTTTCGCCCGGGCGGATGGGGAAGAGGAAGGTGTACTTGCCCTTTTCAGCCAGCGGCACCGGCGCGGCCTGCACGGGCATGCCGCCGGGAGCGAGCGCGGCGGAGCCTTCGACAACCGCGCCTTCGGGTAGGTAGAAGTCGAAGGGCTCGTTGGAGAACTGCGTCATGGGCGGCTTGGAGTCGTTCTTGATGAAAAAGTTCTCCACGACTTTGAGGCTGCTGCCGGAGGGATCGGTCTG carries:
- a CDS encoding carboxypeptidase-like regulatory domain-containing protein; this translates as MQALLKTLRPLALLALTVPAFAAANITGTVTNKTTGKPSGGDTVTLIRLAAGMQESTHTTTDARGHYTLEVPDDGLHLVRVTHDKANYFQPAQPGTSTIDVDVYNAAASVKGVSTEAVVMRLQTDPSGSSLKVVENFFIKNDSKPPMTQFSNEPFDFYLPEGAVVEGSAALAPGGMPVQAAPVPLAEKGKYTFLFPIRPGETRFQVSYHVPYSGSFKIDPRVTNATDTVAVMMPKAMTFTPASGSPYSPVNDDVNAQTFVARSVAPGSALGFTLSGRGELPRDSQDTAQGSASGQQAQGADTPATDETAPGKGLDNPLDPNNNRDPWGKYKWWILSGLAVLLAIAAGFLLKKPTATDGAVALGTPATPAPVSSPQAHASQLLTVLKEEMFSLETDKLQGKISDADYAQAKSALELILARALKKSA
- a CDS encoding DUF4149 domain-containing protein is translated as MKMKKTLATIARILRLYCIALWVGALVFFVVVAAVAFGNLPSTHEAGIVVRGTLLALHTLGTYAGFLYLLLTVMLLALGDRAKVRAVELILVVIMLGLTAYSQLGVIPAMERDRQQLASQYSGAEVDATPKDAPAHADFDRLHNVSTKVEGAVLLCGLVVLALSSMQGKIKEQ
- a CDS encoding VWA domain-containing protein — translated: MLKHGILPLTMALSLSVCAWSQTPTPQTPAQTPTQTTSPDDAGPQGTGLGLDLPKKKEEAPPPPAPAEDKTANPGGTPYSLRVDVPIVNLDVSVLLDKNHQFVPGLKENNFLVVEDGVEQQVTSVRTTKVPITAVMLLEFASTSWPFLQDMENASASFFRTLQPDDYIAVETYDMRTHILCDFTNNKDVIREALQSMVIPGFSETNEFDALYETLDRLSRVEGRKYIILVSSGRDTMSRLTLDKMLAKIKATPDVTIFTISTGGFVRELRGDNGLRGISYLQADNEMQTFANMTGGMHFKPVFQGELPDIFGQINESIRNQYVLTYRPTNKANDGSYRKVKVYLVDNEGKPLRMQDEKGKPVKYSIVARDGYRAKLPVE